The genomic stretch GTTCTCGTAGCGGTCGAAGAGGGGATTGCCCTTGCTGGCGGCGATGAGCTCGTTCTCATAGACCAGCATCCACTTGATGGCTTCCATCATCTTCTCGATGGCGTTGACTCCGTCATGACGGCGACCCATGTGGGTGGAGATGCCGGTGGTCTTGGCCCGGAACCAGACGGCGCCACGGTTCGCCGGGAAGACGTTGAGGTCGGTGGCCTCGCAGACGATGCAGGCATCGGCCTTCGCGCCTTGGCGGATCAGGGAGAGGGCGCCGTTGCCGCCCGGCTCTTCCTCGATGACCAACTGCAGCTCGAGCCTGCCTGCAGGAAGGTAGCCGTTTTCCTTGAGGGCCTTGAGGGCCAGCAGGGCCATGACGATCGGGCCCTTGCAGTCGGTGGCGCCGCGTCCGGTGACGTACTCGCCATCCCAACCGGGTTCGTAGCCGCCCCAGTCATCACCGGGGACAACGTCCATATGGCTCTGGACGATGAGGCTGTGCCCGTCGCCCTGGCCGCCCTGGACGCTGACGATGTTGTGGCGTCCCTTGTAGGAGCACTCCATCTCGTTGTGCATGTACAGGGGATCGTCGAAGATCGCGTCGGAGATCTCGCGCAACTCGGAGGGGATGCCGAAGCTGTCCAGAAGG from Armatimonadia bacterium encodes the following:
- a CDS encoding ArgE/DapE family deacylase; protein product: MSTPIPYDAVVKSIESQATDARKWLTQMIRFPSTQGNEQEMVAYTKGLLDSFGIPSELREISDAIFDDPLYMHNEMECSYKGRHNIVSVQGGQGDGHSLIVQSHMDVVPGDDWGGYEPGWDGEYVTGRGATDCKGPIVMALLALKALKENGYLPAGRLELQLVIEEEPGGNGALSLIRQGAKADACIVCEATDLNVFPANRGAVWFRAKTTGISTHMGRRHDGVNAIEKMMEAIKWMLVYENELIAASKGNPLFDRYENPVQVCLGMINAGQWPSKVPDECVLEGGIGFLPNKSLGEVRAEFEAAVLRTEDEWLKTHFELSYPKLKKDAYQIDPNHPVVTTLHQAVLDSGRKSEVYGWNVSCDAALYVKEAGIPTIVYGPSDIREAHGSGEKIKFSEVIDGAKALALGIMRWCG